In one window of Tumebacillus amylolyticus DNA:
- the glmU gene encoding bifunctional UDP-N-acetylglucosamine diphosphorylase/glucosamine-1-phosphate N-acetyltransferase GlmU, with translation MAGTFAVVLAAGQGTRMKSNTHKILHEICGKPMIQHILDTLTETGVDRQIVVVGKLREQVMTALGDLEYAVQDEQLGTAHAVMMASSQLQGLEGTTLICAGDTPIIRSETLRAMQEHHIAQGAAVTVLTAVVDNPFGLGRIVRDEAGNVLRIVEEKDASADERQIREINSSVYLFDNALLWDALSKIDNNNAQGEYYLTDCLEVLRGAGHKVTAFITGEPKEIQGINNRAQLAVANAIIRERIAEKHMMNGVTMIDPNNTYIDVDVVIGNDTVLLPGTVLEGKTVIGSGCVVGPNSHLSNAVVGDDVEIKHSVLSDCIVETGATVGPFAYLRPKAHIGAGAKIGDFVEIKNAKIGAGTKVSHLSYIGDAEFGENINVGCGTITVNYDGFHKHKTIVGDNTFVGCNSNLVAPITIGSDAYVAAGSTVTDNVPDGALAVARERQTTKEGYTEKLKTRLRDQKE, from the coding sequence ATGGCAGGGACCTTTGCGGTTGTTCTGGCAGCTGGTCAGGGCACTCGGATGAAATCCAACACGCACAAGATTCTGCACGAGATCTGCGGGAAGCCGATGATCCAGCACATTCTGGACACGCTGACCGAGACCGGCGTCGACCGGCAGATCGTCGTCGTCGGCAAACTTCGCGAGCAAGTCATGACCGCCCTCGGCGATCTCGAATACGCGGTGCAGGACGAACAACTTGGCACGGCACACGCCGTGATGATGGCGTCTTCGCAACTTCAAGGCTTGGAGGGCACCACGCTGATCTGCGCAGGTGACACTCCGATCATTCGAAGCGAAACTCTTCGCGCGATGCAAGAACACCACATCGCACAGGGCGCGGCCGTCACCGTTCTCACAGCGGTTGTCGACAACCCGTTTGGCCTCGGCCGGATCGTTCGCGACGAAGCGGGCAACGTCCTGCGCATCGTCGAGGAGAAGGACGCCAGTGCAGACGAGCGTCAAATCCGCGAAATCAATTCCTCCGTCTACCTCTTCGACAACGCTCTCCTCTGGGATGCGCTGTCCAAGATTGATAACAACAATGCCCAAGGTGAATACTACCTGACAGATTGCCTCGAAGTTCTCCGCGGTGCCGGACACAAAGTCACGGCGTTTATCACCGGCGAACCCAAGGAAATCCAAGGCATCAACAACCGTGCGCAACTCGCGGTTGCAAACGCGATCATTCGCGAACGCATCGCCGAGAAGCACATGATGAACGGCGTCACGATGATCGACCCGAACAACACCTACATTGATGTAGATGTTGTCATCGGCAACGACACCGTCCTCCTGCCGGGCACCGTGCTCGAAGGCAAGACCGTCATCGGCTCCGGCTGTGTGGTCGGCCCGAACTCGCACTTGTCCAACGCAGTCGTCGGCGACGATGTCGAGATCAAGCATTCGGTTCTCTCCGACTGCATCGTCGAAACGGGTGCCACCGTCGGCCCGTTTGCGTACCTCCGCCCGAAAGCTCATATCGGCGCAGGCGCGAAAATCGGCGACTTCGTCGAGATCAAAAACGCCAAGATCGGCGCCGGCACCAAAGTCTCGCATCTGTCCTACATCGGCGACGCCGAGTTTGGCGAGAACATCAACGTCGGATGCGGCACGATCACCGTCAACTACGACGGCTTCCACAAACACAAGACCATCGTCGGCGACAACACGTTTGTCGGCTGCAACTCGAACCTCGTGGCTCCGATCACCATCGGAAGCGATGCGTATGTTGCTGCCGGTTCCACCGTCACCGACAACGTCCCGGACGGCGCACTGGCAGTAGCCCGTGAGCGCCAGACGACCAAGGAAGGCTATACCGAAAAATTGAAAACCCGCTTGCGGGATCAAAAAGAGTAG
- the spoVG gene encoding septation regulator SpoVG — protein sequence MQITDVRLRKMNTEGRMKAIASITIDNEFVVHDIRVIDGNNGMFVAMPSKRTPDGEFRDIAHPISSETRQKIQDAVLDVFNKTEDVEEEEATIA from the coding sequence ATGCAAATCACAGATGTTAGACTTCGTAAAATGAATACTGAAGGTCGTATGAAAGCAATCGCTTCGATCACGATCGACAATGAGTTCGTCGTTCATGACATTCGCGTCATCGACGGCAACAACGGGATGTTTGTTGCAATGCCGAGCAAACGCACTCCGGACGGCGAGTTCCGCGACATCGCGCACCCGATCTCGTCCGAAACCCGTCAGAAGATCCAAGACGCGGTCCTCGACGTCTTCAACAAAACCGAAGACGTAGAAGAGGAAGAAGCAACCATCGCGTAA
- a CDS encoding ribose-phosphate diphosphokinase has product MGYSDAKLKIFSGNANPELAKEIADHVGVPLGNASVIRFSDGEIRIKITESVRGCDVYVVQPTSNPANEHLMELLIMIDALKRASAKSINVVIPYYGYARQDRKARAREPITAKLVADLLSTAGAGRVITMDLHAGQIQGFFNIPVDHLLGEKILSDYFAHKGLEDIVIVSPDMGGVSRARGMAERLGATIAIIDKRRPEPNVSEVMNVIGKIRGKTAIMIDDMIDTGGTIVQGAKYLIENGCTEVYACCTHPVLSGPAMTRLQDSVIKEVVVTNSIKVDDEKREGCTKLTTLSIAPLIGDAIIRIHEEESVSTLFDKE; this is encoded by the coding sequence ATGGGATACAGCGACGCGAAGTTGAAGATCTTCTCTGGCAATGCGAACCCGGAACTGGCAAAAGAAATCGCCGACCACGTAGGTGTGCCGCTTGGCAACGCAAGCGTGATTCGTTTTAGCGACGGCGAAATTCGCATCAAGATCACCGAAAGCGTTCGTGGCTGCGACGTCTACGTCGTTCAACCGACCTCGAACCCCGCCAATGAACACCTGATGGAGCTCTTGATCATGATCGACGCTCTCAAACGCGCGTCGGCGAAGTCGATCAACGTGGTGATTCCGTACTACGGCTATGCACGCCAAGACCGCAAAGCCCGCGCACGCGAACCGATCACCGCGAAATTGGTGGCAGACCTGCTCTCCACCGCAGGTGCCGGCCGTGTGATTACGATGGACCTGCACGCAGGTCAAATTCAGGGCTTTTTCAACATCCCGGTTGATCACTTGCTCGGGGAGAAGATTCTCTCCGACTACTTTGCACACAAAGGCTTGGAAGACATCGTCATCGTCTCCCCGGACATGGGCGGCGTCTCGCGCGCTCGCGGCATGGCGGAACGTCTGGGCGCAACGATTGCGATCATCGACAAGCGTCGTCCGGAACCGAACGTCTCCGAAGTCATGAACGTCATCGGCAAGATTCGCGGCAAAACCGCGATCATGATCGACGACATGATCGACACCGGCGGTACGATCGTCCAAGGCGCGAAGTACCTCATCGAGAACGGTTGCACCGAAGTGTACGCTTGCTGCACCCATCCGGTGCTCTCCGGCCCGGCGATGACCCGTCTGCAAGACTCCGTGATCAAGGAAGTCGTCGTCACCAACTCGATCAAAGTCGACGATGAAAAGCGTGAGGGCTGCACGAAACTCACCACGCTCTCCATCGCTCCGCTGATCGGGGACGCGATCATCCGCATCCACGAAGAAGAGTCGGTCTCCACCCTGTTTGACAAGGAATAG
- the ispE gene encoding 4-(cytidine 5'-diphospho)-2-C-methyl-D-erythritol kinase codes for MLTEKAQAKINLTLDVLHKRPDGYHEVEMVMQTVDLSDHLQFQERSDGEIVLTCTAPYIPLDQRNLVYQAAQLMRETYGITKGLHIHIEKRIPVAAGLAGGSSDAAATLRGLNRLWSLGLTLDQLAELGAKIGSDVPFCIYGGTAIARGRGEKIERLPSVSPTWVVLVKPPIAVSTADVYGRLRADEIEHHPSTEAMVEALQTGDVKVISSQLGNVLEGVTFAMYPEVERLKQQLLKFGAQGALMSGSGPTLFALVEREQKALRICNALRGFSREVYLCRFF; via the coding sequence ATGTTGACGGAAAAAGCCCAAGCGAAAATCAACCTGACCCTCGACGTCCTCCACAAGCGTCCTGACGGCTACCACGAAGTGGAGATGGTGATGCAGACCGTCGATCTGTCCGACCACCTCCAATTTCAGGAGCGGTCGGACGGGGAGATCGTGCTGACCTGCACCGCACCGTACATACCGCTCGACCAACGAAACCTCGTCTACCAAGCGGCGCAATTGATGCGGGAGACGTATGGGATCACCAAGGGTCTTCATATTCATATCGAGAAACGAATCCCGGTCGCGGCAGGTCTGGCCGGCGGCTCCAGCGATGCGGCGGCGACCCTGCGCGGTCTGAACCGTCTGTGGAGTTTGGGGCTCACGTTGGACCAACTCGCCGAACTCGGGGCCAAGATCGGCTCCGATGTGCCGTTTTGCATCTACGGCGGCACCGCCATCGCGCGGGGCCGTGGAGAGAAAATCGAGCGTCTGCCAAGCGTCTCCCCAACCTGGGTCGTGCTCGTCAAACCGCCGATTGCCGTCTCCACCGCAGATGTGTACGGACGTTTGCGTGCCGATGAGATCGAACACCATCCGAGCACAGAAGCGATGGTCGAAGCTCTCCAAACGGGAGATGTCAAAGTCATTTCGTCGCAGCTCGGCAACGTGCTCGAAGGCGTGACATTTGCGATGTACCCGGAAGTGGAACGATTGAAGCAACAACTTTTGAAGTTCGGCGCGCAAGGGGCGCTGATGTCGGGCAGCGGTCCGACCCTATTCGCCCTCGTCGAGCGCGAGCAGAAAGCGCTGCGCATCTGCAACGCCCTGCGAGGCTTCTCACGGGAAGTGTACCTCTGCCGCTTTTTCTAG
- the purR gene encoding pur operon repressor, translating to MSKMRRSERIVRLTQILLEQPHRVLSLTEMADKLASAKSSLSEDLAIIREVMEAEGLGTLETQAGASGGVRYVPGLRDDLAEEFLQDVAQNLSAGDRILPGGFLYMSDVLLRPHVLDMAGKMFASRFRESGAEYVVTVETKGIPLAVSTAKYLNVPMVVVRRDHKVTEGSAVSINYVSGSRRIQTMSLSRRSLPEKTKVLIVDDFMKAGGTAKALADLMREFQVEVVGVGVFMSTVDPEDKMIDNYVSLATLTEMNEATRQVAIEPGTYFA from the coding sequence GTGAGTAAAATGCGACGCAGTGAACGCATCGTCCGGCTGACGCAGATCCTCCTGGAACAACCTCATCGTGTGTTGTCGTTGACCGAGATGGCGGACAAGCTCGCGTCCGCCAAGTCCTCGCTGAGTGAAGACTTGGCGATCATCCGCGAAGTGATGGAAGCGGAGGGACTCGGGACGTTGGAGACTCAGGCAGGCGCGTCCGGCGGCGTGCGTTACGTGCCGGGGTTGCGAGACGACTTGGCGGAGGAATTTCTCCAAGACGTGGCGCAGAACCTGAGTGCGGGGGATCGCATTTTGCCGGGCGGCTTCCTTTATATGTCGGACGTGTTGTTGCGGCCTCATGTGTTGGACATGGCGGGCAAGATGTTTGCGTCCCGGTTCAGAGAATCGGGCGCCGAGTACGTCGTGACCGTGGAGACCAAGGGGATTCCGCTGGCCGTTTCGACGGCGAAGTACCTCAATGTGCCGATGGTCGTCGTGCGCCGTGACCACAAAGTCACGGAAGGTTCGGCGGTTTCCATCAACTACGTGTCGGGGTCGAGACGCATCCAGACGATGTCGCTCTCCCGCCGTTCGTTGCCGGAGAAAACCAAAGTCCTGATCGTCGACGATTTCATGAAGGCCGGCGGCACCGCGAAAGCACTCGCCGACCTCATGCGCGAGTTTCAGGTTGAAGTGGTCGGCGTGGGCGTGTTCATGTCCACCGTTGATCCGGAAGACAAGATGATTGACAACTACGTCTCGCTGGCGACGCTCACCGAGATGAACGAAGCGACCCGCCAAGTGGCCATCGAGCCCGGGACGTACTTTGCATAG
- a CDS encoding RidA family protein yields MEKQIIATTNAPAAIGPYSQAIKAGNMIFTSGQIPLLPNGELLTGSIQEQTHQVFKNLQAVLAEAGSSLNDVVKATVFIADMNQFGEINEVYAQYFGDHRPARSTVQVARLPKDVGVEIDLVAVTK; encoded by the coding sequence ATGGAAAAGCAAATCATCGCCACCACCAACGCACCGGCCGCAATCGGTCCGTACAGCCAAGCCATCAAAGCGGGCAACATGATCTTCACCTCGGGTCAGATCCCGCTCTTGCCGAACGGCGAGCTGCTGACCGGCTCGATCCAAGAGCAAACCCACCAAGTGTTCAAAAACCTGCAAGCGGTGCTGGCCGAAGCGGGTTCCTCGCTGAACGACGTGGTCAAAGCGACCGTGTTCATCGCGGACATGAACCAATTCGGCGAGATCAACGAAGTGTACGCACAGTACTTCGGCGATCACCGCCCGGCGCGTTCCACCGTGCAAGTCGCTCGTCTGCCGAAAGATGTCGGCGTCGAGATCGACCTCGTAGCAGTCACGAAGTAA